The Staphylococcus haemolyticus region AGGTTTTCCAGGTTGAGGTTGCTGATAGTTGTTATAAATTGATTGATTCTCTTGATTAAATTCAGACATATTTAACCTCCATTATAATATTAACCCTTTATTTAATTATGAAAGGTTTAATTAAATTTTGCCAGTAATCCACCATCAGACTTTAGATGTATCTTTTGATTAGTTGTTCATAAATAAGGATAATGATAAAATCAATAAAGTATAGAAATCAATAAGCAGGTGACATGATGTATCAATTTATAAGTAGACTATTAGATTTGATATTAGTCAAAATGGCTAAATCATTGTATGTTATTGGAAAGGAGAATATACCTAAAGATAACAAATACGTAGTAACATGTACTCATGAAAGTTATAATGAAGTGATTATGTTAGGTATGGCATTAGTTCCTAATGAAATTCATTACATGGCTAAAAAGGAATTATTTAATAACAAGTGGTTTGGACAATTTTTAACTTCATTGAATGCTTTTCCTGTTGACCGTGAAAATCCAGGACCAAGTACATTGAAAAGACCAGTTAATTTGTTAAAAGAAAATAAAACTGTTGGTATCTTCCCAACGGGACATCGTACATCAGCTGAAGGGGCTCCATTAAAAAGAGGCGCTTCAACTATTGCAATGTTAGGCAAAGCGCCAATTTTACCAGCAGCCTATGTTGGACCTAAAAAATTACATGGCTTAATTACTGGTCAGGCACTTATTAAATTTGGTGAGCCAATTTATCAATCAGATATTCCTAAAGATTTAAAAAGAAATGAAAAAATAGATTATTTAACACATGAAATTGAAAGACGTACAGCACAATTACAAAAAGAACTACACTTAATTCAAGATAGTTTAGAAAAATAAATTATAGTAACTAATTAACAATAAACACTCTATTTAATGACTCTAATAGTTATTTTAATAGGGTGTTTTTGTTTTTAAATATACACTTAATTAATTTCGGTGAGTTTAATATGTGAATTGTTATTTTTATAAACTTATTTAAATTTAAAATTTTACATTTATATGTTTAAGAGCTTTAACGTGTTAGATACCTATATGCTCATTATATTTTTAAAATGATTTAAAATTGACACATCAAAAGCGCTTACATTTATGATAAATTAATAAAGGAACTATATACATAACTTAGTTATATATAAATTATTTGAATAATACGTGTTTTGGGAGTGAGTAGAATGTTTAAGTTTTTTCAAAATTTAGGTAGATCTTTAATGCTACCAGTAGCTGTTTTGCCCGCTGGCGCAATTATCGTAGGTATAGGTAATTTGCTTAAAGCATTAAATTTATTACCAACAGTGTCGTTGTTCTTCACTACTGTGGGGACAGCAATACTAGGTCAACTAGGGCTTATCTTTGCAATTGGTGTAGCAATAGGCATGGCTAAGAAAAACGATGGTGCAGTGGCTTTAGCAGGTGCATTAGGATATGCACTGGTTGTAAAAGTTTTATCTCCAGAGTTTATAGCACCATTATTTAATATAAAAGAAAGCGCTGTGAACGATGGATTTAGTAAGATGGATAATTCAAATGTGTTTATAGGGATTATTATTGGATTAATCGCGGCTTATTGTTATAACAAATTCAGTGATGTTGAATTACCAACAGCGTTATCATTCTTTAGTGGTAAGCGATTAGTTCCAATCATGACTGTTTTCTATTGTACGTTCTTAATTGCGATTTTATTATTTGCTTGGCCATTTATATATTCAGCAATTGTAGCTTTTGGTAAATGGCTAATTGGTTTTGGACCATTCGGTGCATTCCTATACGGCTTCTTTAACCGACTATTAATTCCTACTGGGCTTCACCATGCATTAAATGCTGTGTTCTGGTTTGATACAGCAGGAATTAACGATATCGGTAAATTCCAAACTGGACAAGATGCAATCAAAGGTATTACTGGTCGATATCAAGCAGGGTTCTTCCCAATTATGATGTTTGGTATGCCAGCTGCAGCGTTGGCGATGTATCACACCGCTGAATCTGCTCAGAAAAAACAAGTATATGGTTGGTTTATAGCAAGTTCCATTTCTGCATTTATGGTTGGTGTAACTGAACCGATTGAATTTGCATTTATGTTTGTTGCACCGGTATTATTTGTAATCCATGCATTATTAACCGGTTTGTCATTATTTATAGCTGCACTATTCCATTGGACAGCAGGATTCTCATTTAGTGCAGGTTTAATTGATTACGCATTATCACTAATCAATCCAGTGGCTAATCATCCGTTAATGATTTTAGTTCAAGGCATTGTATTCTTCGCTTTATATTACTTTATCTTTAGATTTGTCATTAAAATCTTTAACCTCAACACAATTGGTCGTGGTGACAATTTATTAGCTGATCCAACTGTTAATACGACTGAGAAAGATGGGGCAGAAACTACAAGTAAAAGCAAATATCATCACACAGCAAGTCAAATCTTAGAAGGATTAGGTGGTAGTGAAAATATTACTACATTAACCAATTGTGCTACTAGATTAAGAATGGAATTAAAGGATAATTCTATTATTGACGAACAAAAAATTAGAAATGCAGGAGCGGTAGGCGTAACCAAAAATGGTCAACACTCAGCACAAGTTATAATTGGCACTCATGTACAGCAAGTCGCAGATGAAATTGAAAAGCAAATGTAAAATTTATAGTTTCATTTTTTAAAAGTATTAAGACAGACAAAATATGTCTTACTGATTTGATAAGATATAACCATATTGATAAATATCTGTTGTTCAATTAACTGATGAATTTTAGGAGGCTACCTAGAATTCATCAGTTTTTTATTATTGACATTGAGATATAAGACGTTAAGATTATAAGTATCAGAATATTCAAAAATAATGGAGCGAAAAGTCATGAAATCAATTTTGTTTGATGTAGACGGTGTATTCTTAAGTGAGGAACGTTGTTTCGATACGTCAGCTTTAACTATAGAGACATTACTCAAAAGTGAACATTTTTTAGGTTTAGATAAATCATTTAAATTAAATGCGTTAAGTGACGAAACTATAAATGATATTCGCAGTAAAGTATTTAATGATGATATCATTCTTAATCGATTAAAATCAATGGGATTAAATTCAAATTGGGATATGTTATTTGTCGTTTTTTGCATACATTTTATCCATTTGATGAAAGAATTTACAGTTCAAGAGATTAAAGACATAATAACTGATAATCATTTTTCAGTAAAAAGTATTCAAGAAATTCAATCAATGATTAACAAAAATTTTAGAATTGATTATGAACTTCCTATGAATTTTATTAGTCAAAGTCTAGGTGGTAAAGATAATATTTATGCCGAGTTGCAACAATATGCTAGAGAAGAATTAAATGTTAATGATGCAAGCCTCTTTAAACTTAAAGGACCTCTATGGTTTGTTGCAAGAGATTTATACCAAGAATTATACTTAGGTTCTGAATTATTTAAGCAAGTTGAAGAAAAGCCATCTATTCTTGAGGGCATTAATGGTTTTATTTATCACGAAACTGTTCTTAGACCTGTTGAAGAGATTAAGTCCTTGCTTAGTACTTTAAAAGAAAGAGGCTATCATCTTGCAATAGCTACAGGTAGACCTAGAACTGAAACATTAGTTCCATTTGAATCTTTAGGTTTAAAAGCGTTCTTTTCAGATAATCACATTGTTACTGCAAGTGATGTTATGGAAGCTGAAAATGAATATCCTGACTTTATACCTCTAGGTAAGCCTAATCCTTTTTGCTATATTGCTACTCTATATGGAAATAACAAGGAGAATTATAAACAATTCATTAGCCAACAAGATCAAATTGTAAATAAAGAAGATGTAATCATTGTTGGTGACTCACTGGCTGATTTATTCTGTGCTAAACAAATAGGTGCTACTTTTATAGGAACATTAACAGGTTTAAAAGGGCAAGAGGCTCGTAAAGAATTGGAGCATCATGAAGCGGATTATATTGTTGATCATATAGGTTTGATTAAAAATATTTTATTGTAAGGTTAATTCACCATAAATTGATATTAAATCATTAGTATTAATACGCCCCTCAGTGATGAAGTAAAATCCATCATAGAGGGGCATAATTATTTCAAGTAGATATAGTAGTGATTCTTCAAAAAGATTAGTTATTTGACTGAGAGTGTAGTTCCATATATTTTATCGAAACCACCCACATCATATAGTTCATTGATAATATCCTCAGTAACAGGTTGATCAATTGATAATACCATCATCGCTTGGCCTCCTTGTATATTTCTGCCAAGTGACATTGATGCAATATTAATATTTTGTCTACCTAGTAGCTGACCAGTTAAACCGACCATACCAGGCTTGTCACCATGATAAGAAACAAGTTGATAGGCATTAGGTTTAAAGTCAACAGAGTAATCATTAATACGTACAATACGAGCACCAAAGCCAGCTATTACCGTGGCACCAATTTTTACTTCTTCCGTATCACTTACTAAATGAACTTGAATATAATTACTAAAAGTACCTTGTGATGCTCTTTTTTCAACGTTACGTGTTACACCTTGTTCATTTAAAAGTGCAAAAGCATTAATGATATTAACACGATCTCCTAAATCCTGTTGTAAAATTTGTTTTACAATTGACCGTGTAATTAAGTCAGTTTCCTGTTTAGCGACATCACCATTAAAAGTCACCTTGATTTCTCTCGGTGCACCTTCAATTAATTGAATGGCTAATTCACCAGATAACTCACCTATTTCAATCCATTGTTGTGTTATTTCATCTATATCATTGAAACTAATTTTTGGCGCATTGACTGCGTGTGTTACATTACCGTTTTCCAGTATATCTATAATTTCTTCTGACACTGATACTGCAACTTTCTCCTGAGCCTCAATAGTTGATGCACCTAAGTGTGGCGTAACAATGATTTTATCATGCTCAATTAATGGTGAATCGGTAGGGGGTTCATGTTCAAATACGTCTAATGCAGCACGTGCAATCTGATTATTATTTAGTGCATTTAATAAATCATCTTCATTGATGATACCGCCTCTTGCGACGTTAATAATTTGCAATGTTGGTTTTGCTTTTGAAAAGAAATCAGCATTCACAATACCTCTTGTTTTAGGTGTTAATGGCGTATGAACTGTTACAAAATCAGCTTGTCTAGCTATTTCATCTATGGTAGCAAGTTTAACGCCTAATTGCTGTGCTTTATCTTCAGTAAGATAAGGGTCATAAGCTAACACTTTCATACCGAAACTTTGAAGACGTTGTGCTACACCAATACCTATTCGTCCTGCACCTATGACACCTAATGTTTTCTGATAAAGTTCGACCCCCTTAAACGCTTTTCTATTCCATTCCTTATTTTTTAAAGATGCATGCGCTTGAGGAATATTTCTAGCCATCGCTAAAATCATAGCTACTGAATGTTCAGTTGCAGAAATAGTATTACCATCAGGTGCATTAATGACTAAAATACCTTGGAGAGTAGCAGCGTCAATATCAATATTGTCTACGCCAACGCCAGCACGGGCGATAACTTTCAAATTACTAGCCTTTTCAATGACTTGTTGAGTAACTTGCGTCTGACTACGAACAATTAAACCCTCGTAATCACCTATAATATCTAATAGTGATTGTTCATCTAAATCCGTTTTAATATCGACGTTAAAATCAGAATGGTTTAATAAACTTTGTAATCCATCTGTTGAAATAGGGTCTGACACTAGAATATTATGCTTCACTATGAATCACCTCTGAAAATTTTGTTAAGCCTTTACCAATATAATTCGTTTGACGGTAATCTGTAAGTATAATCTCTAAAGTACTTATCACTGAAAGCATATCGAAAGGTGAGACTTTACCCATATGTCCGATACGTAAAATCTTTCCTTTCAATTTACCTTGACCACCAGCAATTGTAATATTAAATCTTGTTTTTAAAGTTGATTTAATATGAGTTAATTCATCTTTGGATGTTGGTATAAATGATGTTACCGTAGGGGAAGCGAAATCATCTTCTACTAAAAGTTCCAAATCTAATGCATTTAAAGCTAATCTTAGACCGTCTCTAATAATATAGTGACGTTTAATGGTATTTTCAAATCCTTCAGAATGAATTAATTCAGCATAAGCGTTTACAGCTCTAAATAACCCGACATTTGGTGTAAAAGGAGTAGAATCTTGTTGAAGTGAGTCAAAGTATTTATTTAAATTTAAGTAAAAGCGTGGTGTAGTCACTTCTTTGAAACGTTTCAATGCACGATCATTATAAGCTACGAATGCTAGACCAGGTGGCAACATAATTGCTTTTTGACTCCCAGAAACTAACACATCTATGTAGTCACGCTCTAAATTAACATCTACAGCACCAATACAACTCACACCATCTACAACAAAGTAGATATCTTGATTGAATGTTTTCAATGCTTTACCAAGTTCACCTACAGGATGTAGGACAGCTGTTGACGTTTCGCAGAATTGAGTAAATACAGCACTGATTTGATGATTTAAATTGTTAAGATATGTTATGAATTCTTTAACATCAATGGATTGTCCCCATTCCACATTATATATGTGTACATTTTTATAGTATGTCTCAGCAATTTGTTTAAAGCGATTGCCAAATGCGCCTGACACTATAACGACAAAATGATCATCGGGATTAACTATATTTAACATACTTGCTTCTAAGACACTAGTGCCACTTGATGTTAAAATCATAACTTCATTTTCTGTACCAAAAATGGGTTTTAAATTGTTAAATGCTTTTTTAGCTATAGATTCAAAATCTGGTGAACGGTGACCAACCATAGGTAAACCTAAAGCATGATTGATTTCCTTTGGAACTGGAGTAGGTCCTGGTGTTAATAAAAGTGGTTCATAATAATTCATTAAATTTCCTCCCACGGTATAAGATTTAATCATTTTACCAAATATTCTGATAATTTAAAAGAGTAATCACCATGTTTATATGAGATTCATGGTGAAACTAGCGCAATTCTAACAATTATTGAATTGACGCTTGAATTTTAATTTCTACATTATTACGTATAGAATTCGAAATCATACAATTATTATCAGCTATTTCTAATAATTTAGGAAGCCGTTTCTCAAGATTCTCTTTGTCTTCCGCAGTCACTGAAATTTTAGGATAATGTGTTATTGTTACCATTTTAAACTTACCATTCTCGAATAGGGCAGTACCTACTGAATTATTTATCAGATTGATGTCGGTAAATTTTGCTCTTTCTAACGTTGCTGCCAATGAGATGATATAACAAGACGATGCAGCTGAAACTAATAATTCATCAGGATTTGTACCTACTCCATTACCACCGAGCGGTGCAGGTATAGAAATTTGTTCAGAAATAATGTCTCCATTAACAGTTCCAACTTCTTCTCTTCCACCACGCCATTTTGTTTGTACTTTAAAATCATGCTTAACCATTTATGTTTAACCTCCACTTATAATATGGTAATTTAAGTGTAGTTTAAAGTGTGACATAATTAAAGAAAGGTGACTTTTATGAAAATTAATAAACCTAATCAAGCATTTCAAATAGTTGCTCATCGTGGTTTATCTAATCATTTTCCAGAAAATACTCTTGTTGGTTTTAAGGCGGCTTTAATGCAACATGTTGATATGTTAGAAATAGATGTACATTTCAGTAAAGACAATCATTTGGTTGTTATACATGATGACACTATTAATCGAACTTCGAATGGTGAAGGAAAAGTAAAAGACTATACACTTGAAGAATTGTTAAAATTTGATTTTGGAGTAAAACATGATAAATCCTTTCAAAATACTAAGATTTCGACATTTGAAGAGGTGTTATCCTTAATTAAAAATTTTTCAAAAAAGTTACTTATTGAGATTAAAGTTCCACATCAATATCCAGGAATTGAAGAAGCTGTATTGAATGCTTTAGAAATATATAAAGTTCCTAAATACAAAGCAATCATTCAATCTTTTGATGAAGATTGTGTGAAACGTTTAAACTCATTGGATAGTGAGTATCAATTAGGGCTGCTTATTAGTAGAAAGAAATATTGGTATAAATCTCCAAATTTTGAAGAAATATCTGATTATGCAAATTTTATTAATCCTAATTACAAATTAGTTAATTCTAGATTTATAAAAAATGCACATAGTCAATCATTGAAGGTTATTCCATATACTGTGAATAAACCGAAAGACGCTAAAAAACTTATCAACCTTGGCGTAGATGGCATTATTTCTGATTTACCAGAGGATATCTTTAGATTATAAAATCACTTAGATCATCTATGAATAAAAAAACCACCCATTCCATAAGGAAGGGTGGTTGTTCATTATCATGAACTTATCTTGAGTAGTACTCAACGATTAATTGTTCATTAATTTCAGCTGGTAATTCGCTACGTTCAGGGAAGCGTACGAAAGTACCTTTTAAGCTATCTGCATCAAAGTCTAAGTATTCTGGTACGAAATTATTAATTTCAACAGATTCTTTGATGATGTCTAAGTTTTGTGATTTTTCACGTACAGTGATAACTTGACTAGGTTTTAATGAATATGATGGAATATCAACACGACGACCATCAACTTCAACGTGACCGTGACCAACTAATTGACGTGCTTGACGACGAGTGCGAGCTAAACCTAATGAATAAACAACTGCGTCTAAACGACTAGCTAATAAAATCATGAAGTTTTCACCATGTACACCATGTTGTTTACCAGCGATGTCAAATGTGTTACGGAATTGTCTTTCAGTCATTCCATATAAATAACGTAATTTTTGTTTTTCACGTAATTGTAAACCATATTCTGATAATTTTTTACGTTGGTTTGGACCGTGTTGTCCTGGTGCGTAAGGACGTTTTTCTAATTCTTTACCAGTACCGCTTAATGAGATACCTAAACGACGAGATTTTTTCCAGTTTGAACCTCTGAATCGAGCCATATTAAGACTCCTCCTTTTTCTTTTTTGTTGTTATGAATAAACAAAAAAGAGTGTTGCATGCCCAATAGGATATGTTGTTTTATGTGTCTTCACCTTATAGCGTCAGTTACGCGACACGTCCTCATCGGGAACAACATAGAGCTTATTGATATGCAACTGCTATTTTCGTTAATTCACACAAAGTTCATTGTAACAGTATTTTACAAAGTGTCAATACTTTTTAGTTATTTAGTTAGCTGTTTTTCAATAACTTTGACAATAACTTCTAAACCTTCCTTGTCTTCATTAGTAAATCGATCTGTGATAGGTGCATCAATATCTAGAACCCCAATTATTTCATCATTGACATGAATTGGAATAACTATTTCTGATTTACTATTTGCATCGCAAGCAATGTGGCCTGGGAACGCGTGTACATCTTTAACTAACTGAGTTTTATCTTCTGCAACTGCAGTACCACAGACACCTTTGCCAATTGCAATATGAACGCAAGCTGGATGACCTTGGAAGGGTCCAAGAATGAGTTCTTCATTTTCAATTAGATAAAAACCAACCCAATTAATTTGATCTAAATTATCATTTAATATAGCTGATGTATTGCTTAGAATTGCGATAAGGTTCTGTTCGTCTTCGATTAAACTTTGAAGCTGTTTCGTTAATAAATTATAATTTGTTTCTTTTATCAATGGCATATGCTTACCTCATTTTGTTATTTTTAATAAAAGTATAAATGGAAAAATTTATTCTATCAATTCATTCATTTACTATTTTAATGAAAGCGGTATTTGCGTTATAATAATGATAATATAGGAGGAGAATGAGATGGTTTTATACACAATATTAGCAATAATTATCATTGTTTTAATCATTGTAGGAATCATGTTTTATTTACGTTCTAATAAACGAAAAATTGTTGAAGAAGCTGAAGAACGTAAGTTAAAAGTTCAAAGATTACCTTTTGAAGAAAATTTAAAACAACTTTCTGAATTAAATTTAAAAGGTGAAACTAGAAAAAAATATGATGCCTTTAAGAGAGACACCTTAGACTATACAAATAACTATTTAGCACCTGTAGAGGAAAAAATCCACGATGCTGAAATTCAACTTGATAAGTTTCAATTTTCTGGAGCTCAAAGTGACATTGATGATGCACATGAATTAATGGATAAATATGAAGCTGGGTATCAACAACAAGTTGAAGACGTTAATGAAATTGTTTCTTTACATAAGGAAAATGAACAAGTTTATGAAAAGTGCAAGACTAATTATCGAGAAATGAAGCGTGATGTGTTAGCTAACAGACATCAGTTCGGCGATGCAGCTTCACCACTTGAAAAAAGAATTGAATCATTTGAGCCAGAACTTGAACAGTATGAAGAACTTAAAGAAGAAGGTAATTACGTTCAAGCACATAACCACATTATGGGTCTAAATGAATCTATGAATGAAGTCCAAAAGTATATGGATGAAATTCCAGAACTAATTAGAGAAGCCCAAAAAGAACTACCTGGACAATTTCAAGATTTGAAATATGGTTGTCGCGACTTAAAGATGAACGGTTATGATCTAGATCACGTTAAAATCGATGGTACGCTACAAAGCTTAAAGACAGAGTTGAATTTTGTAGAACCTATGATCAGTCGTCTTGAGTTAGATAATGCAAACGATAAACTTGAACAAATTAATGATAAGCTTGATGAAATGTATGATTTGATTGAGCATGAAGTTAAAGCTAAAAATGAAGTGGAAGAAACTAAAGAACAAATTACTGATGAATTGTTCAAAGCACGTGAGATGAATTACACATTACGTACAGAAATTGACTATATTCGTGAAAATTATTTCATAAATGAAAGTGATGTTCATAGCATTAGACAACATGAGAACGAAATTCAAAATTTAGTAGCTGTATATGATGAAATTCTTAAAGAAATGGCTAAATCTGCTGTACGTTACAGCGAAGTTAAAGACAACCTAGAATATTTAGACGATCACGTTAAAGTAATTAATGAGAACCAAGAAAAATTACAAAATCATCTTATTCAATTGAGAGAAGATGAAGCTGAGGCAGAAGATAATCTTTTAAGAATTCAATCTAAAAAAGAAGAAGTTTATCGTCGACTTTTAGCTTCAAATTTAACAAGTGTACCAGAAAGATTCATTATTATGAAAAATGAAATTGACCATGAAGTTCGTGAAACTAATGATCAATTTAGTGAACGTCCAATTCACGTTAAACAACTTAAAGATAAAGTTGCCAAAATTGTTATTCAAATGAATACTTTTGAAGATGAAGCAAATGATGTGTTGGTGAATGCCGTATACGCAGAACGT contains the following coding sequences:
- a CDS encoding lysophospholipid acyltransferase family protein; translation: MYQFISRLLDLILVKMAKSLYVIGKENIPKDNKYVVTCTHESYNEVIMLGMALVPNEIHYMAKKELFNNKWFGQFLTSLNAFPVDRENPGPSTLKRPVNLLKENKTVGIFPTGHRTSAEGAPLKRGASTIAMLGKAPILPAAYVGPKKLHGLITGQALIKFGEPIYQSDIPKDLKRNEKIDYLTHEIERRTAQLQKELHLIQDSLEK
- the ezrA gene encoding septation ring formation regulator EzrA: MVLYTILAIIIIVLIIVGIMFYLRSNKRKIVEEAEERKLKVQRLPFEENLKQLSELNLKGETRKKYDAFKRDTLDYTNNYLAPVEEKIHDAEIQLDKFQFSGAQSDIDDAHELMDKYEAGYQQQVEDVNEIVSLHKENEQVYEKCKTNYREMKRDVLANRHQFGDAASPLEKRIESFEPELEQYEELKEEGNYVQAHNHIMGLNESMNEVQKYMDEIPELIREAQKELPGQFQDLKYGCRDLKMNGYDLDHVKIDGTLQSLKTELNFVEPMISRLELDNANDKLEQINDKLDEMYDLIEHEVKAKNEVEETKEQITDELFKAREMNYTLRTEIDYIRENYFINESDVHSIRQHENEIQNLVAVYDEILKEMAKSAVRYSEVKDNLEYLDDHVKVINENQEKLQNHLIQLREDEAEAEDNLLRIQSKKEEVYRRLLASNLTSVPERFIIMKNEIDHEVRETNDQFSERPIHVKQLKDKVAKIVIQMNTFEDEANDVLVNAVYAERLIQYGNRYRKDHNNVDKSLNEAERLFKNNRYKRSIEISEQALESVEPGITKYIEDEVAKG
- a CDS encoding GAF domain-containing protein is translated as MPLIKETNYNLLTKQLQSLIEDEQNLIAILSNTSAILNDNLDQINWVGFYLIENEELILGPFQGHPACVHIAIGKGVCGTAVAEDKTQLVKDVHAFPGHIACDANSKSEIVIPIHVNDEIIGVLDIDAPITDRFTNEDKEGLEVIVKVIEKQLTK
- the serA gene encoding phosphoglycerate dehydrogenase, which gives rise to MKHNILVSDPISTDGLQSLLNHSDFNVDIKTDLDEQSLLDIIGDYEGLIVRSQTQVTQQVIEKASNLKVIARAGVGVDNIDIDAATLQGILVINAPDGNTISATEHSVAMILAMARNIPQAHASLKNKEWNRKAFKGVELYQKTLGVIGAGRIGIGVAQRLQSFGMKVLAYDPYLTEDKAQQLGVKLATIDEIARQADFVTVHTPLTPKTRGIVNADFFSKAKPTLQIINVARGGIINEDDLLNALNNNQIARAALDVFEHEPPTDSPLIEHDKIIVTPHLGASTIEAQEKVAVSVSEEIIDILENGNVTHAVNAPKISFNDIDEITQQWIEIGELSGELAIQLIEGAPREIKVTFNGDVAKQETDLITRSIVKQILQQDLGDRVNIINAFALLNEQGVTRNVEKRASQGTFSNYIQVHLVSDTEEVKIGATVIAGFGARIVRINDYSVDFKPNAYQLVSYHGDKPGMVGLTGQLLGRQNINIASMSLGRNIQGGQAMMVLSIDQPVTEDIINELYDVGGFDKIYGTTLSVK
- a CDS encoding HAD family hydrolase codes for the protein MKSILFDVDGVFLSEERCFDTSALTIETLLKSEHFLGLDKSFKLNALSDETINDIRSKVFNDDIILNRLKSMGLNSNWDMLFVVFCIHFIHLMKEFTVQEIKDIITDNHFSVKSIQEIQSMINKNFRIDYELPMNFISQSLGGKDNIYAELQQYAREELNVNDASLFKLKGPLWFVARDLYQELYLGSELFKQVEEKPSILEGINGFIYHETVLRPVEEIKSLLSTLKERGYHLAIATGRPRTETLVPFESLGLKAFFSDNHIVTASDVMEAENEYPDFIPLGKPNPFCYIATLYGNNKENYKQFISQQDQIVNKEDVIIVGDSLADLFCAKQIGATFIGTLTGLKGQEARKELEHHEADYIVDHIGLIKNILL
- a CDS encoding OsmC family protein produces the protein MVKHDFKVQTKWRGGREEVGTVNGDIISEQISIPAPLGGNGVGTNPDELLVSAASSCYIISLAATLERAKFTDINLINNSVGTALFENGKFKMVTITHYPKISVTAEDKENLEKRLPKLLEIADNNCMISNSIRNNVEIKIQASIQ
- a CDS encoding glycerophosphodiester phosphodiesterase; this translates as MKINKPNQAFQIVAHRGLSNHFPENTLVGFKAALMQHVDMLEIDVHFSKDNHLVVIHDDTINRTSNGEGKVKDYTLEELLKFDFGVKHDKSFQNTKISTFEEVLSLIKNFSKKLLIEIKVPHQYPGIEEAVLNALEIYKVPKYKAIIQSFDEDCVKRLNSLDSEYQLGLLISRKKYWYKSPNFEEISDYANFINPNYKLVNSRFIKNAHSQSLKVIPYTVNKPKDAKKLINLGVDGIISDLPEDIFRL
- the rpsD gene encoding 30S ribosomal protein S4, translating into MARFRGSNWKKSRRLGISLSGTGKELEKRPYAPGQHGPNQRKKLSEYGLQLREKQKLRYLYGMTERQFRNTFDIAGKQHGVHGENFMILLASRLDAVVYSLGLARTRRQARQLVGHGHVEVDGRRVDIPSYSLKPSQVITVREKSQNLDIIKESVEINNFVPEYLDFDADSLKGTFVRFPERSELPAEINEQLIVEYYSR
- a CDS encoding pyridoxal-phosphate-dependent aminotransferase family protein — protein: MNYYEPLLLTPGPTPVPKEINHALGLPMVGHRSPDFESIAKKAFNNLKPIFGTENEVMILTSSGTSVLEASMLNIVNPDDHFVVIVSGAFGNRFKQIAETYYKNVHIYNVEWGQSIDVKEFITYLNNLNHQISAVFTQFCETSTAVLHPVGELGKALKTFNQDIYFVVDGVSCIGAVDVNLERDYIDVLVSGSQKAIMLPPGLAFVAYNDRALKRFKEVTTPRFYLNLNKYFDSLQQDSTPFTPNVGLFRAVNAYAELIHSEGFENTIKRHYIIRDGLRLALNALDLELLVEDDFASPTVTSFIPTSKDELTHIKSTLKTRFNITIAGGQGKLKGKILRIGHMGKVSPFDMLSVISTLEIILTDYRQTNYIGKGLTKFSEVIHSEA
- the nagE gene encoding N-acetylglucosamine-specific PTS transporter subunit IIBC, producing MFKFFQNLGRSLMLPVAVLPAGAIIVGIGNLLKALNLLPTVSLFFTTVGTAILGQLGLIFAIGVAIGMAKKNDGAVALAGALGYALVVKVLSPEFIAPLFNIKESAVNDGFSKMDNSNVFIGIIIGLIAAYCYNKFSDVELPTALSFFSGKRLVPIMTVFYCTFLIAILLFAWPFIYSAIVAFGKWLIGFGPFGAFLYGFFNRLLIPTGLHHALNAVFWFDTAGINDIGKFQTGQDAIKGITGRYQAGFFPIMMFGMPAAALAMYHTAESAQKKQVYGWFIASSISAFMVGVTEPIEFAFMFVAPVLFVIHALLTGLSLFIAALFHWTAGFSFSAGLIDYALSLINPVANHPLMILVQGIVFFALYYFIFRFVIKIFNLNTIGRGDNLLADPTVNTTEKDGAETTSKSKYHHTASQILEGLGGSENITTLTNCATRLRMELKDNSIIDEQKIRNAGAVGVTKNGQHSAQVIIGTHVQQVADEIEKQM